Proteins from one Palaemon carinicauda isolate YSFRI2023 chromosome 26, ASM3689809v2, whole genome shotgun sequence genomic window:
- the LOC137619705 gene encoding cuticle protein AM1159-like produces the protein MKFVVIFASLTAVVLAAPQYSYGRGGGDSSEEIPIIRDDRDRDDYGRYSVNVETANGIELADAGTPDGPKGTVVSSGFFSYTSPEGIPVHVKYVANENGFQPQSDLLPVAPEFPHPIPQFVLDQIAFAAEEDRRSSSSRSSSGSYAPPPPRYN, from the exons ATGAAGTTT gtCGTCATTTTCGCCTCCCTGACTGCAGTGGTCCTGGCTGCGCCCCAGTACAGCTATGGAAGAGGCGGCGGAGACTCCAGCGAGGAGATCCCCATCATCAGGGACGACCGCGATCGGGATGACTACGGAAGGTACAGCGTCAACGTCGAAACCGCCAACGGAATCGAACTCGCCGATGCTGGAACTCCTGACGGACCCAAAGGCACCGTTGTCTCGTCTGGATTCTTCTC ATACACCTCCCCAGAAGGTATTCCAGTCCACGTAAAATACGTTGCCAACGAAAACGGCTTCCAGCCCCAGTCCGACCTGCTGCCAGTGGCTCCCGAATTCCCCCACCCAATTCCCCAGTTTGTCCTCGACCAGATCGCCTTCGCCGCTGAGGAAGACAGACGCAGCAGTTCCTCCAGATCTTCCTCAGGATCCTATGCTCCTCCACCTCCTCGTTACAACTAG